Part of the Octopus bimaculoides isolate UCB-OBI-ISO-001 chromosome 18, ASM119413v2, whole genome shotgun sequence genome is shown below.
tgagcactatcttttgaatttttgccattttgagatttcctggtatctgagctaggttgCAATCAGCcacttttgctatcattcctagggcacctatacaacaggtattgttttagtcttgaggttccacattttgccaatttttatttcaagatctttatacttactcagtttttggtaggtcttcgattgagacagtcatatcaatgaggaggcatgatttttgtctgaagtctttcaatataatgtctggcctattcgcatttatctttctgtcagtttgaatggtgaaattccagaggagtgagatgtgatcattttcaggtactagaggtggtttgtgttcccaccagtttttatcacgGGGTAGGTCCAGGTTTtttcaaattacccagtgaatataatgtgctgctctatcatgccagTTGAGATACTCTATAGGCGAAaaaagactgcacatggagacatgaTCAATGGCATTGTATATTAATAAACCATAGAAATAAGTTAGCCTCATCTCGCCAGTGGAGGCAAATGAGGAGCATACTGTCATGGTCCGGTAGTGTGACGATAACGTAACTCACTTCTGGGCTAGAGGTCATGGTGCAGAGCAAATGTCTAGTTTGATGTGTCACACGGCATGTTAAATTATACTTCCTCGTCTGGAGATCCCTTCAACTATTTACTATCCCGCATTGTTATACAAGCTCTGTTGCCTTGATTCGTTTTGTTACCTAACATATTGTTTAAAAACCATGAAGTGAGTCTGATGTGTGCGCAGCTACTATAAAAAAtgccacatacatatagacatgcacacgtacacgcacgcacacacacacacacacgcacgcacacacacacacacacacgcacacacacacacacacacacacacacacacacacacacacacacacacacacacacacacacacacacacacacacacacacgtgtgtgtgtctctctctctaggtGTGCGGGTATGTTTGTATAGTTCATTGTTCTGTTATTTGTCAGgtcaacaaaatatgttttcaaatatgTTCGTATACACTCAAATGTGAAATAACATTCGGTGCAGTAATTAgctcagaagaaaaaaatgccaTTTATAGACAAAGTGTGAAAATACACATGCGAATTGGGCTATGAATGACGTCATCACACTGTTGGATGAGTAAATTTGCACCGTTATGGTTCATCAGCTATGGACACAAAATCTGTTCATAACCCACTAAGTACGCGAGTTCTTATATGATCGCAGCAAATGATAAATTTGTTGAAGTGTGCAAAGCttgtcacatacatgcatacatacatgcatacatacacacgcatatatatacaggtatacatgtatatatatgcacatggatatatatacatacatgtatacatacatttatatatacacgcacgcacacgtgtgtgtgtgtgagtgtcttttggtctatgtttgtccacccaccgccacttgacaaccagtattggtgtgtatatgtcctccgtaacatagcggtggggcaaaagaaactgatagaataagtaacaaattttaaaaagttatgtGCTGGGGtcggttcattcaactaaaaattcttcaaggtgctgccccagtatggccgtagtctaatgactaaaacaagtaaaagataaaagataagcgaTATCTGAATATCAGTGAGGAATTGTAGAATCAATGCGTATTTAGCTTAATATTGGTGACGTTCTCACCCAGGTACACTTTGCTGTTCTGACTTATGAAGTTAACCAAGTTAGTATTAGAAAAGGTGGGGGTCTCAGCATGGCtacagacaaatgactgagacttgacaaacggtgttggtgcgtctacgtcctcgtaacatagcggtacggcaaaagaaactgatagattaagtaaTAGGTTTAAAAAagttaagtgctggggtcgattcatgtACAAAGATATATTATTCTAATAATCGCCAGTCGTAATTTGATGTTTATTATAATGTTATGCTGATGAATGCATTGTATCAAAAAAATTTTTATCGCTTATCTCTAAGTAATTTTTAACTGAACATACCTATCAAGATCCAGTTGTTATTTTCTAGCTCTGGTGCATTCTGTGTAGTAAAGTCAATTTCTTGTCTCGTTTCCCACTAATACCGGCCTTTTATCAAACTCCAATCTCATACAACTAATCGGACCAACTCTCGATATTTTGATTCCCTTCTCCCTACTGCAGTGTCTTTCTCTTGTTACCAAAACAGTTCAGGAGATCTTGAAAAGGTCATGGATACATCCCTTTCTCTATTCACTAAACCATAAAGCAAATCTAGGatttcattatctaatgtgtcctttttaaaGACACTATAGTtggattttaaaacattttgattactatttcttgcaggtcattTGACTGCATAGATAATCCCTCATTATTACATTTCATTGTTGCTGTAACTGTTGTAATGACACCAATAAAGTTTAGTGTTTGCTTCAATGTACGGTTCAATAATCACCAAATACACTTTGATTAGATCCATGTAGTTAAGTGTTATAAacttttttatttgctttgatatGGCATTTAGCTTTTTATTAGAAAATGTTTCATTTGAATGAATGAGGAATACTAGACGCTTAAATGAAAACTTTTctgatattcaaatattttaaactaggaaaaataatttgaatttagaGTAGTATGATGGACTTGCGGAAAATAGTTGCATAAATTGATGACTTTTTTCgacattttagatattttattactTATATAATTGGAATGCTTTTTGAAATAAGCGCTGTAATTCACTATAAAATTGTCGATTGAAAGTTCCATAAAGATATGGGTTTACTGCGCATTTGAGGTAAAAAGAATAGATTAAAAGTTTGTAAAGAATTTGTTTTCTATCACTTTCGGTGTCATTGAAATTATGTTCAAACATCCTCCAAAATATTGcaatgaaatgtaataaataacatATAGCCCAGAGCAATGTGGTCGGTAACAAGCTTACATTGATCTTAGATAACTGTACTGAGTGTTTCTTAAGAATCGAAACAGGGTAAAGTTTTGTTTCTGAAACATTGCCTTCGTTTTTATCGTTAAAAGATGGAATCTTCGATGGAGTTCCGAAAGATACGCTTGAACGCTGGCGATTACTTCTCATTGAACGCTGAATTTTCTTAATACGAAGTTCAATTAATAAGTAGAATATCAtgagaaaaataagcaaataaaggTAACCGCACAACACTACACAATAATAGACAAAAGGAAATACTGTGTCGTCTAAACTGTCAGGAAATGAACATACTTTTCCAATATTTCCACATTGTCTAACCAGTCTATTCTGTGTATTGTACACTTCAAGTACTGGTATATTAAGTATAGCGGAAGAGATTGTTGAAGAAGCTAGAATTTTTTTTGAAGTcacaacagaaatattgttatatttaaagggTCGACACATGACAATGTATCTTTCGAttcctaataaaaataaaattatagatgaATTAAACATTGCTATGGCAACGAAAAACCGTATTAAGCGGCATGCAAAACTACTgtgaaaagtgaaagagaaacatAGAATGAAAAATTCCATCGGTATACATATTAAGCAAGTTAGAAAATCGCACACAAAAAGTCCTATAATGAACACTTTTGTGGCTGTCTCATCAAATTtacaaaagtgtatatatgttaaaaagCTGTTTCCTAATAATCCAAGTATCAGAGAAAATAAGAGATATATCATCACAGGGAGATACAAGTCCACAAATTCGGCGTTTAGTTCTTCTAAAATACTAACACAgtcgttactgttattgtttttgtccaTCTTCTTCATTTTTCCCCACTAacttttacgaaatattttctgaaagtttGAAGACAGCGTTTGGCTAGCATAGATGTTTGTATTttctggaagaaagaaagaaaacagtgttCAAATATTTCATGtcaagaaaatgtttgaaatattggtttcatattttggtacaataCTAGCAATTTCATGGGCggaaataagtcgattatatcgcctccagtgttcaactagtacctatgatgaaaggatgaaaggcaaagtcgaccccgaagGCATtttgactcagaacataaagtcggaagaaatgccgttaagcattttccccggtgcagtaacgattcagccagcttgccaccgTAACAGTTTGAAATATTACAGTGTTACTCTAAAATATTACAGTGTTACTCTAAAAGACTAAGTCAGCATAGATTTGTACAAAACAAGAAaagtttttaatgaaaaaaaactata
Proteins encoded:
- the LOC106867955 gene encoding arg8-vasotocin receptor, translated to MKKMDKNNNSNDCVSILEELNAEFVDLYLPVMIYLLFSLILGLLGNSFLTYIHFCKFDETATKVFIIGLFVCDFLTCLICIPMEFFILCFSFTFHSSFACRLIRFFVAIAMFNSSIILFLLGIERYIVMCRPFKYNNISVVTSKKILASSTISSAILNIPVLEVYNTQNRLVRQCGNIGKVCSFPDSLDDTVFPFVYYCVVLCGYLYLLIFLMIFYLLIELRIKKIQRSMRSNRQRSSVSFGTPSKIPSFNDKNEGNVSETKLYPVSILKKHSVQLSKINVSLLPTTLLWAICYLLHFIAIFWRMFEHNFNDTESDRKQILYKLLIYSFYLKCAVNPYLYGTFNRQFYSELQRLFQKAFQLYK